In the Drosophila biarmipes strain raj3 chromosome X, RU_DBia_V1.1, whole genome shotgun sequence genome, one interval contains:
- the LOC108027124 gene encoding farnesol dehydrogenase, whose translation MERWQNRVAVVTGASSGIGAEVARKLISAGVVVVALARRLDRLRQLQQEVPEDRRSQLHIRQCDVTDTVSVNDAFDAVQRELGGVDILINNAGKLSGGQLLTMPLDTVQQVLQTNVMGVVHCTQRAFESIKKRHSPGHVVLVNSIVGHYIFNPLPGSQQELNMYPATKHAVTALTEILRQEMRDFKTQVKVTSISPGLVDTELVPLAYKRLPMLRAEDVANAIMYVLDTPPHVQVHELTIKPMGEPF comes from the exons ATGGAACGTTGGCAAAATCGAGTGGCAGTGGTGACCGGCGCCAGTTCCGGGATTGGTGCGGAGGTCGCTCGAAAACTGATCTCGGCCGGCGTGGTGGTAGTGGCCCTGGCCCGGCGCCTGGATCGTTTAAGGCAACTGCAACAGGAAGTGCCTGAGGACCGGCGATCGCAGCTGCACATCCGACAATGCGATGTCACGGACACTGTATCCGTGAATGACGCTTTCGACGCAGTGCAGCGGGAACTGGGCGGCGTGGACATTCTGATTAATAACGCCGGAAAGCTGTCCGGCGGACAGCTGTTGACCATGCCGTTGGACACTGTGCAGCAGGTGCTGCAGACGAATGTCATGGGCGTGGTCCACTGCACTCAGCGGGCTTTCGAATCGATAAAGAAGCGGCACAGCCCCGGTCATGTGGTGCTCGTTAACAGCATCGTGGGCCACTACATCTTCAACCCGCTGCCTGGAAGCCAACAGGAGCTCAACATGTACCCGGCAACGAAGCACGCGGTTACCGCCCTCACCGAGATCTTGCGCCAGGAGATGCGGGACTTTAAGACGCAGGTCAAGGTCACG AGCATTAGTCCGGGACTGGTGGACACAGAGCTGGTACCTCTGGCTTACAAAAGACTGCCCATGCTGCGGGCGGAGGATGTGGCCAATGCCATCATGTATGTTCTGGACACGCCCCCACACGTCCAGGTGCACGAGCTGACCATCAAGCCGATGGGCGAACCCTTTTAG
- the LOC108027135 gene encoding farnesol dehydrogenase, translating into MERWQDRVAVVTGASSGIGAAVARQLVSAGVIVVGLARRVDRMEAIKEQLPPELQPRLHAIHCDVGDLDSVAAAFNWVEEQLGGCDILVNNAGCLNPGQLLTLELEQLQQVLNVNLMGVIVCTRLAFRSMKHREVAGHVVLINSLTGRTIINPPGDELQLLNMYPITKHGITAMLEVLRQELRGFKTKIKVTSITPGVTDTEILPAGYDTLPMLKPDDIAAGIMYALATPPHVQVHELTIKPLGEPF; encoded by the exons ATGGAACGTTGGCAGGATCGCGTTGCGGTGGTCACAGGTGCTAGTTCCGGGATCGGAGCTGCCGTGGCCCGTCAGCTGGTAAGTGCAGGGGTTATCGTAGTCGGTCTGGCCAGGCGGGTGGACCGCATGGAGGCCATTAAGGAGCAGCTGCCCCCGGAGCTGCAGCCCCGCCTGCATGCCATTCACTGTGATGTTGGAGATCTGGACTCGGTTGCGGCCGCCTTCAACTGGGTCGAGGAGCAGCTCGGCGGCTGTGACATTCTTGTGAACAATGCCGGCTGTCTGAACCCTGGACAGCTGCTCACCCTAGAGCTGGAACAACTGCAGCAGGTCCTAAACGTAAACCTAATGGGCGTGATCGTCTGCACCCGGCTCGCCTTCCGCTCGATGAAGCACCGCGAGGTGGCTGGTCATGTGGTTCTCATCAACAGCCTGACGGGACGGACCATTATCAATCCACCAGGGGACGAGTTGCAGTTGCTCAACATGTATCCGATCACCAAGCACGGGATTACGGCCATGCTAGAGGTTCTGCGACAGGAGCTGCGCGGATTCAAGACCAAGATCAAGGTCACG aGCATCACTCCAGGTGTGACCGACACGGAGATTCTGCCCGCTGGCTACGATACGTTGCCGATGCTGAAGCCGGACGACATCGCCGCGGGCATTATGTACGCCCTGGCCACTCCCCCACATGTCCAAGTGCACGAGCTGACCATTAAGCCGTTGGGAGAGCCCTTCTGA